In Halobacteriovorax marinus SJ, the following proteins share a genomic window:
- a CDS encoding acetyl-CoA carboxylase carboxyltransferase subunit alpha, protein MSDLLNNYTLEFEKPVRDLENQIKELQEASLRPEIDISKEIKALQKKVSTLIKDIYANLSPWERVQLSRHPNRPHTIDYINEMVEDFKEVCGDRHFANDPAIITGFGKIDGKKVAIVGIEKGRKTKEKVHHNFGMPRPEGYRKALRVMQTAGRFGIPIVTFVDTPGAYPGIGAEERGQACAIAENLAEMFDIKAPIISVVIGEGGSGGALGIAIADRVMMMEYSIYSVISPESCASILWADPKKAEDAANSLQLVPSKALELKVVDSVIEEPIGGAHKDKSAAFEVVKKAISKELKALSKMSMDKVLEQRFEKFREMGNQTITTIQ, encoded by the coding sequence ATGAGTGATTTACTCAATAATTACACATTAGAATTCGAGAAGCCTGTAAGAGATCTTGAAAATCAAATTAAAGAGCTTCAAGAGGCATCCCTTAGACCTGAAATTGATATCAGCAAAGAGATAAAGGCCCTTCAAAAAAAAGTAAGTACACTAATTAAAGATATATACGCAAACCTAAGTCCATGGGAGAGAGTTCAACTTTCTAGACATCCGAATCGTCCTCATACAATTGATTATATCAATGAGATGGTAGAAGACTTTAAGGAAGTTTGTGGCGATAGACACTTTGCCAATGATCCTGCCATTATTACTGGTTTTGGAAAAATTGATGGTAAGAAAGTTGCTATTGTTGGGATTGAAAAGGGAAGAAAAACTAAAGAGAAAGTTCACCATAATTTTGGAATGCCAAGACCAGAAGGTTATAGAAAGGCATTAAGAGTTATGCAAACGGCTGGTAGATTTGGAATTCCTATTGTTACTTTTGTGGATACTCCGGGAGCATACCCAGGTATTGGTGCAGAGGAACGTGGACAAGCATGTGCTATTGCAGAAAACCTTGCAGAGATGTTCGATATTAAGGCACCTATTATCTCAGTTGTTATTGGAGAAGGTGGTTCTGGTGGTGCACTTGGAATCGCGATTGCGGATAGAGTAATGATGATGGAATACTCTATTTATTCAGTTATCTCTCCAGAGTCTTGCGCTTCAATTCTTTGGGCCGACCCAAAGAAGGCAGAAGATGCGGCTAACTCTCTTCAATTAGTACCTTCAAAAGCACTAGAGCTAAAAGTTGTAGACTCTGTGATTGAAGAACCAATTGGTGGAGCACATAAGGATAAGAGTGCAGCTTTTGAAGTTGTTAAGAAGGCCATCTCAAAAGAACTTAAGGCCCTATCTAAAATGAGCATGGATAAAGTTCTTGAGCAAAGGTTTGAGAAGTTTAGAGAAATGGGTAATCAAACGATTACTACAATTCAATAG
- the gmk gene encoding guanylate kinase, translated as MSIGKIIVICAPSGTGKSTLIKKVKAEFTELIESVSYTTRPIREGEQNGVAYNFIDEKTFLEMKDDNEFLEWAKVHSNYYGTSKSFVESELEKGKNLLFDLDVQGADSFKAYFGDKAQIIFIAPPSIVELEKRLRGRGTDSTGVIQIRLENAKREVLRKDDYDFCVKNEELEVAFNDLKDVITKILNS; from the coding sequence ATGAGTATTGGTAAAATAATTGTTATTTGCGCACCCTCTGGGACTGGAAAATCAACTTTAATAAAGAAGGTTAAGGCTGAGTTTACAGAGTTGATTGAGTCTGTCTCTTATACAACGAGGCCTATCAGAGAAGGTGAGCAAAACGGTGTTGCCTATAACTTTATTGATGAAAAGACTTTTCTTGAGATGAAGGATGACAACGAGTTCCTTGAGTGGGCGAAGGTTCACTCTAACTATTATGGAACTTCTAAATCATTTGTTGAGTCTGAGCTCGAGAAAGGTAAGAATCTGCTATTTGATTTAGATGTACAGGGCGCAGATTCATTTAAAGCCTACTTTGGAGATAAAGCACAAATTATCTTCATTGCTCCGCCTTCTATTGTTGAACTCGAGAAGAGACTTAGAGGGAGAGGTACTGATAGCACTGGTGTTATTCAAATTAGGCTTGAGAATGCAAAAAGAGAAGTTTTACGTAAAGATGACTACGACTTTTGTGTAAAGAATGAAGAGTTGGAAGTCGCTTTCAATGATCTTAAAGATGTAATTACAAAAATTTTAAATTCATAA
- a CDS encoding YicC/YloC family endoribonuclease translates to MAIQSMTGFGKGEASGSDWVITAEIKSVNHRFKDLRFKMSSLFAPIELDLKNSLAKVFKRGSFDIYVNYKKAEGKTKFDDIDEVKVAEFLDKISTITKSKGLDLAISPSEFLRQDFYKDLDDSSEESFKLAKEAFELALKSLEQSRLSEGEKMHAVIEQHAKQFREHFRVICGLVDSFQANVEEKLRKRFQDYSDEISIDEPRFLQEVVYYLEKMDVHEEINRIKAHLEKLDAILNDGGEIGRQLDFLIQELNRETNTIGSKSSLKEISDNVVQMKVQLEKIREQSLNLE, encoded by the coding sequence GTGGCCATACAGTCGATGACAGGATTTGGAAAAGGTGAAGCCAGTGGAAGTGACTGGGTTATTACTGCTGAAATTAAGAGTGTTAATCACCGCTTTAAAGATTTGCGCTTTAAAATGTCATCGCTCTTTGCGCCTATTGAATTAGATTTAAAAAACTCCCTTGCTAAAGTTTTTAAGCGTGGAAGTTTCGATATTTACGTTAATTATAAAAAAGCCGAGGGAAAAACTAAATTCGACGATATTGATGAAGTTAAGGTCGCTGAATTCCTCGATAAAATCTCCACTATTACAAAGTCAAAAGGTCTTGATCTCGCGATATCTCCAAGTGAGTTCTTAAGACAAGATTTCTATAAAGACCTTGATGACTCCAGTGAAGAGAGCTTTAAGCTGGCCAAGGAAGCGTTTGAATTGGCCCTTAAATCCCTAGAGCAGTCTCGTCTCAGTGAAGGGGAGAAGATGCATGCAGTGATTGAGCAACATGCAAAACAATTTAGAGAGCATTTCAGAGTGATCTGCGGTCTAGTAGATTCATTCCAAGCAAATGTTGAAGAAAAGTTAAGAAAGAGATTTCAAGACTATTCAGATGAAATCTCAATCGATGAGCCAAGATTCTTACAAGAGGTTGTTTACTACCTCGAGAAGATGGATGTTCATGAGGAAATCAATAGAATTAAAGCTCATTTAGAAAAGCTTGACGCTATCTTGAACGATGGGGGAGAGATTGGAAGACAGTTAGATTTTCTTATTCAAGAGCTGAATAGGGAAACAAATACCATAGGGTCTAAATCTTCTCTAAAGGAAATCTCCGATAATGTCGTTCAGATGAAAGTACAATTAGAAAAAATTAGAGAACAAAGCTTAAATTTAGAGTAA
- a CDS encoding YdcF family protein — protein MFKKRYIFETQRTKILRYLQNIVFISLVSIILYAIMSLIFVLIARNYNQETEKTFYNRSPDLIVVFTGDSGRIPLAVQLAKKYKQSNIFITGVYSKNSVDSLLRPLKIDEEIDTNLLTIDYLARNTVENVISTLRHLRERKGNKKIIVISHDYHVMRIKLIFNKLMEADDDYQLYFYSVESDFDNMRNIKIVAKEVYKWIRTYGFLMLWSPE, from the coding sequence ATGTTTAAAAAGAGATATATTTTTGAAACGCAGAGAACTAAGATTTTAAGATATTTACAGAATATCGTCTTTATCTCTCTCGTTTCAATTATTCTCTACGCCATCATGTCTCTTATCTTTGTTCTCATCGCGAGAAACTATAATCAAGAAACAGAGAAAACTTTTTACAATAGATCTCCCGACCTAATTGTCGTCTTTACAGGTGACTCGGGAAGAATCCCTCTAGCTGTTCAACTAGCAAAGAAATACAAACAATCTAATATCTTTATTACAGGTGTTTATTCCAAGAACTCTGTGGACAGTCTTCTAAGGCCCCTCAAAATTGATGAGGAAATAGATACAAACCTTCTCACTATTGATTACTTGGCAAGAAATACAGTTGAGAATGTCATCTCTACGCTTAGACACTTAAGAGAGAGAAAGGGAAATAAGAAGATTATTGTTATTTCCCATGACTATCACGTCATGAGAATAAAGCTTATCTTCAATAAATTAATGGAAGCCGATGATGACTACCAACTCTACTTTTATAGTGTAGAGTCAGATTTTGATAATATGAGAAATATTAAAATCGTAGCAAAGGAAGTTTATAAGTGGATTAGAACTTATGGCTTTCTGATGCTGTGGTCACCAGAATAG
- a CDS encoding RelA/SpoT family protein: MFHRLDFSHERDLNIDELVKRMEAYYPDADFALLRKAYLFAEKSHKGQMRSSGEEYIIHPLNVAGTLVKLRMDMDSVIAGLLHDVVEDCDVTPEEIEKEFSPEIAQIVVGLTKISKIKFKTKEESQAENFRKMVVAMAKDLRVIIVKLSDRMHNMRTLQYVSDEKQKKIATETLEIYVPLASRLGINSVKGELEDLCLRFMKPEIYYRLAEKVAMKKSERDVYIRETIDVIKEKLLEYSVKSDVKGRSKHFYSIYKKMNARGVDFEQIQDVLAFRLIVSNITECYKALGIIHSSFTPIPGRFKDYIAIPKVNNYQSLHTTVIGPKAERIEIQIRTQEMDEIAERGIAAHWKYKEGKNGFAKKLDWVQELLEFNKSVDNNDDFMDVVKNDLDVGGVFVFTPDGDVRELRYGATPLDFAYAVHTEIGHKCVGAKVNSRMVPLRYTLKSGDTVEILTSKSQTPNKDWINIVKSSKAKQKIKQWLLKVEREKNKEVGREILEKAFRVVGTSMKNAFKLNELPKVLKSLSVSNEDDLLINVGSGKFTAKQVVEEFPSLKQNEDENAINELNEIDSFSKKLSKSARRKSNKDNAVIVDGMNDVMVRMARCCNPIPGDPITGYITRGRGITVHTTRCNRVDSAEVGRGVSVEWNSDFSFKHPVNIRVITHDKPGILSQISKNINNLGVNIRSALAKSLPDRKGSFIFEIEVNDFSELLKTISSVEAIEEVISVNRV; this comes from the coding sequence ATGTTTCACCGATTAGACTTCTCACACGAGCGCGATTTAAATATTGATGAACTAGTTAAGAGAATGGAAGCTTACTATCCAGATGCAGACTTTGCACTTCTTAGAAAGGCCTATCTCTTTGCAGAAAAATCGCATAAAGGACAAATGAGAAGTTCGGGGGAAGAATATATCATTCACCCTCTCAACGTTGCAGGAACACTCGTAAAGTTAAGAATGGATATGGACAGTGTTATTGCTGGACTACTCCATGATGTTGTCGAGGATTGTGATGTAACACCTGAAGAAATTGAAAAGGAGTTTTCTCCTGAGATTGCTCAGATTGTTGTTGGGCTAACTAAAATTTCGAAAATTAAATTTAAAACGAAAGAAGAATCTCAAGCAGAAAACTTCAGAAAGATGGTTGTGGCCATGGCCAAAGACCTACGTGTTATTATCGTAAAGCTTTCTGATCGAATGCATAATATGAGAACTCTTCAATACGTCTCTGATGAGAAGCAAAAGAAGATAGCGACAGAGACGTTAGAGATCTATGTTCCTCTTGCGAGTAGACTCGGTATTAACTCGGTAAAAGGAGAGTTAGAGGATCTTTGTCTAAGGTTTATGAAGCCTGAAATTTACTATCGCTTGGCTGAAAAAGTTGCGATGAAGAAATCTGAGCGTGATGTTTACATTAGAGAAACAATTGATGTTATCAAAGAAAAGCTCCTTGAGTACTCTGTAAAGAGTGATGTTAAAGGAAGATCTAAACACTTCTATTCAATTTATAAGAAAATGAATGCAAGAGGAGTTGACTTCGAGCAGATCCAAGATGTTTTAGCATTTAGACTGATCGTAAGTAATATTACTGAGTGTTATAAGGCCCTTGGTATTATTCACTCTTCTTTTACGCCAATTCCAGGAAGATTTAAGGACTATATTGCGATTCCTAAGGTGAATAACTACCAATCACTTCACACGACAGTTATTGGTCCAAAGGCCGAGAGAATTGAAATTCAGATTCGTACTCAGGAAATGGATGAGATTGCTGAAAGAGGGATCGCTGCACACTGGAAGTATAAAGAAGGCAAGAATGGTTTCGCCAAGAAACTTGATTGGGTCCAAGAGCTTCTTGAGTTCAATAAGAGTGTCGATAATAATGACGACTTCATGGATGTGGTAAAGAACGATCTCGATGTTGGTGGAGTATTCGTATTTACGCCAGATGGAGATGTGAGAGAGCTGCGCTATGGTGCGACTCCATTAGACTTTGCCTACGCTGTTCATACAGAGATTGGACATAAATGCGTTGGTGCAAAAGTAAATAGTAGAATGGTTCCTCTTCGCTATACTCTTAAGTCAGGTGATACTGTTGAAATTCTAACAAGTAAGTCTCAGACTCCAAATAAAGACTGGATAAATATCGTAAAGTCATCAAAGGCCAAGCAAAAAATTAAGCAATGGCTTTTAAAAGTTGAGAGAGAAAAGAATAAAGAAGTTGGTAGAGAAATTTTAGAAAAAGCATTTAGAGTTGTTGGTACTTCAATGAAAAATGCTTTTAAACTAAATGAACTACCTAAGGTTTTAAAATCTCTTAGTGTTTCTAATGAGGATGACCTTCTTATAAATGTTGGTTCTGGAAAATTCACTGCAAAGCAAGTTGTTGAAGAATTTCCATCACTAAAACAAAATGAAGATGAAAATGCAATTAACGAACTTAATGAAATAGATAGCTTCTCTAAGAAACTATCTAAATCAGCACGTCGAAAATCTAATAAAGATAATGCCGTAATCGTTGATGGAATGAATGACGTTATGGTGAGAATGGCACGTTGTTGTAACCCAATTCCAGGTGATCCTATTACAGGCTACATTACTCGTGGACGTGGAATCACTGTACACACTACGAGGTGTAATCGAGTGGACTCTGCTGAGGTTGGTAGAGGAGTAAGTGTAGAGTGGAACTCTGACTTCTCATTTAAGCACCCTGTGAATATTAGAGTTATAACTCACGATAAGCCAGGTATTCTCTCGCAGATATCTAAGAATATTAACAATTTAGGAGTTAATATTAGATCTGCTTTGGCAAAGTCCCTTCCGGATAGAAAGGGGAGCTTTATCTTTGAGATCGAGGTAAATGACTTTTCAGAACTCTTAAAGACTATTAGCTCAGTTGAGGCCATTGAAGAAGTTATCTCAGTAAATAGAGTGTAA
- a CDS encoding Rid family detoxifying hydrolase, whose product MAFTKKIVNTDLAPAAVGTYSQGVEHNGVFYFSGQIGIDPKTSVLLEGFEAQLNQIMKNIDGLLESQGIDRTHIIKTSIFVTDLGKFNLVNEAYIKYFQEPYPARSCVEVPNLPKGALVEIEVIAAR is encoded by the coding sequence ATGGCCTTCACTAAGAAAATCGTTAATACAGACCTTGCCCCAGCGGCAGTAGGAACATATTCTCAAGGAGTAGAGCACAATGGTGTTTTCTACTTCTCAGGACAAATTGGTATTGACCCAAAGACTTCTGTATTACTGGAAGGTTTTGAAGCACAACTAAATCAGATTATGAAAAATATCGATGGGCTTTTAGAGTCTCAAGGTATTGATAGAACTCACATTATCAAAACGAGTATCTTTGTTACTGATTTAGGAAAGTTCAATCTCGTGAACGAAGCTTATATTAAATACTTTCAAGAGCCATATCCAGCAAGAAGCTGTGTTGAAGTTCCAAATCTTCCTAAAGGTGCACTTGTTGAGATTGAAGTTATAGCAGCGAGATAA
- a CDS encoding NADP-dependent malic enzyme — translation MSTNPTNEEKNKQALNYHNGERPGKIEVVPTKACLTAEDLSLAYTPGVAVPCLEIAKNPEDAFKYTSKGNLVGVISNGTAVLGLGDIGALASKPVMEGKGVLFKRFADVDVFDIEVNEPTVEGMVNVVKSLEPTFGGINLEDIKAPECFEIEKQLIEKMNIPVFHDDQHGTAIIASAGFINAIEIAEKKMDQVKVVFSGAGAAAMACAKLFFNLGVKNENLLMCDSKGVIYKGRENGMNIYKEEFAVETNCRTLADALDGADAFIGCSARGVLNADMVKTMAKDPIIFAMANPEPEIYPHEAHEVRTDVIMATGRSDFPNQVNNVLGFPFIFRGALDVRATKINDEMKLAAVRALASLAKEEVPEEVKMAYAGQNFKFGREYLIPKPFDTRVLTRVSPAVAKAAMDSGVAKHQIKDLNEYAKQLEERLGSSARFLKSLRDRLSSRVEKNKKKTRVVFAEGANTRILEAVKLLQEEGRIEPILLGNKEIILKRMDKLGLSGLKELEIIEPTKHERFKEFYREYCSMKQRNGVSIYHAEDKMAQENYFGAMMVRKGMADTMLSGPTLSYPECFKPIINVVGTQESMKAAGVYILIFKNRILFLADTTAQVDPSPEDLCDIAKSTSKLFKQLINRDPNIAFVSYSNFGSNNHPGAKKMKQAVKLCHERYPSLNVEGEMQADVAVNAYIREKLFSFADMKGPADILIFPDLNSANISYKLLQQLSDADAIGPILVSMNDTVNIIQRTATISEIVNMSNITALLAEEEKEE, via the coding sequence ATGAGCACGAATCCTACTAATGAAGAAAAAAATAAACAAGCACTTAACTACCATAATGGGGAAAGACCGGGAAAAATTGAAGTTGTCCCAACTAAGGCCTGCCTAACAGCGGAAGACCTTTCTCTAGCCTACACACCAGGTGTTGCAGTTCCTTGCCTAGAAATTGCAAAGAACCCAGAAGATGCCTTCAAGTACACAAGTAAAGGAAACCTTGTTGGAGTTATTTCCAATGGAACAGCTGTTCTTGGACTTGGTGATATCGGGGCCCTCGCAAGTAAGCCAGTAATGGAAGGAAAGGGAGTACTCTTTAAGCGCTTCGCAGACGTTGATGTTTTCGATATTGAAGTTAATGAGCCTACAGTAGAAGGGATGGTAAACGTTGTTAAATCTCTTGAACCTACTTTTGGTGGTATTAACTTAGAAGATATTAAAGCTCCTGAGTGTTTTGAAATTGAAAAGCAATTAATTGAAAAAATGAATATTCCTGTTTTCCACGATGATCAACATGGAACGGCTATCATTGCTTCAGCAGGTTTTATCAACGCGATTGAAATTGCTGAAAAGAAAATGGATCAAGTTAAAGTAGTTTTCAGTGGAGCCGGAGCTGCTGCAATGGCATGTGCAAAACTATTCTTTAATTTAGGTGTAAAAAATGAAAACCTTTTAATGTGTGACTCTAAAGGAGTTATCTATAAAGGTCGTGAAAACGGAATGAATATTTATAAGGAAGAATTCGCAGTTGAAACTAATTGCAGAACTCTTGCAGACGCACTTGATGGTGCAGATGCATTTATCGGTTGTTCAGCGAGAGGTGTTCTCAATGCTGACATGGTAAAGACTATGGCAAAAGATCCAATTATCTTTGCAATGGCAAACCCAGAACCAGAGATTTATCCTCATGAAGCTCACGAAGTAAGAACTGACGTTATTATGGCCACAGGAAGATCTGACTTCCCTAACCAAGTTAATAATGTTCTTGGATTCCCATTTATCTTCAGAGGAGCTCTAGACGTTAGAGCAACTAAGATTAATGACGAGATGAAACTTGCTGCAGTTAGAGCGCTTGCTAGTCTTGCAAAAGAAGAAGTTCCTGAAGAAGTAAAAATGGCCTATGCCGGACAGAACTTTAAGTTTGGTAGAGAGTACTTAATCCCTAAGCCATTCGATACAAGAGTTCTCACAAGAGTCTCACCTGCAGTTGCTAAAGCTGCAATGGACTCAGGTGTAGCAAAACATCAAATTAAAGACCTTAACGAATATGCTAAGCAACTAGAAGAAAGACTTGGAAGCTCGGCAAGATTCCTTAAGTCTCTAAGAGACAGATTGAGCTCTAGAGTAGAAAAGAATAAGAAGAAAACAAGAGTTGTTTTTGCTGAAGGTGCGAATACGAGAATTCTTGAAGCAGTTAAATTGCTACAAGAGGAAGGAAGAATCGAACCAATTCTCCTAGGTAATAAAGAAATTATCTTAAAGAGAATGGATAAACTTGGTCTATCTGGACTTAAAGAATTGGAAATTATCGAACCTACAAAGCATGAAAGATTCAAAGAGTTCTACAGAGAATATTGCTCAATGAAACAGAGAAACGGCGTAAGTATCTACCATGCAGAAGATAAGATGGCACAAGAGAATTACTTCGGCGCCATGATGGTTAGAAAAGGAATGGCCGATACAATGCTCTCAGGTCCAACTCTAAGTTACCCTGAGTGTTTTAAGCCAATCATCAACGTTGTTGGTACACAAGAATCAATGAAGGCCGCTGGTGTCTATATCCTTATTTTTAAGAATAGAATTCTCTTCTTAGCTGATACTACTGCTCAAGTTGATCCTTCACCAGAAGATCTATGTGATATTGCAAAGTCTACTTCAAAACTATTTAAGCAACTTATCAACAGAGATCCAAATATTGCATTTGTAAGTTACTCTAACTTTGGTTCAAATAATCATCCAGGTGCCAAGAAGATGAAACAAGCTGTAAAGCTATGTCATGAGCGCTACCCATCACTAAACGTTGAAGGTGAGATGCAAGCAGATGTTGCAGTTAATGCTTATATCAGAGAAAAGCTCTTTAGCTTTGCCGATATGAAAGGACCTGCGGACATTCTAATATTCCCAGATCTAAACTCTGCAAATATTAGTTACAAACTCTTACAGCAATTAAGTGATGCTGATGCAATTGGACCAATTCTAGTAAGTATGAATGATACAGTTAATATTATTCAAAGAACGGCTACAATTTCTGAAATTGTAAATATGTCTAATATCACTGCACTACTAGCAGAAGAAGAGAAAGAGGAGTAG
- a CDS encoding coiled-coil domain-containing protein, giving the protein MGNFKDKLIQKGFELVRRDLEKRRERATQNIHEKYLNKSELNDTLDSLISDIDAGISKRDKLTFQIKELSNNLLAKERRVEASFDEYIVLNKELEDQRVQRNSLEFKIKKLSEKELSLNNEAREYKENIENLNSEVIEYSKRVEELESEIKNISNDLTLKEGSFEKLSNEAQQLSEEYATKTELLDSKRGLLNEVLQKIELSNTRKEDLSLKISNINNEISALRKDLDLNQDELSRTLEEISHYQATFSNCELDLSKLEVEKSKLLSKISDLKQSQVRIDALVNESLNKKRDVEKEVLILDSKKNDLDEKLLRSKKQYDKLKVKEGLEEELLSEKAHGVEELERELKNSQSSVNALEKRIESLSRDINESKKSKRALKEDISYMERNLINLKKEIEVLEIETSSENKGLKRAEDEKFYYLEKLEKETLYKECLDEQVTNVRRKIDQAKEEILELRDDLKSQEEILNNKKIERKNLLNELEEQLQISCGLKNVISALDSRIEQKEVVLKRSLKELNEVKTSVEELHREVDAREDSILELDVKINKNKNIRLNFQENIDDLYFQVEGKELEIRERKVQLSHEEAKTSEVESKRDQARDLLARRRDSHERVSKNLSLTREENQRLAKEVRELDLETYSLYEKLKSERLYLRSLKERESVEMMKVEKLSIRKRAVMKKVAQTSKEINETHEELDKYKANYSHEDNLLEELEEKYANLQMSLVHLRKNREDIEKEIASCKLKKNDMLSKIEELEKRSDSRSSDQTREGEEELLSLRQEVASLSESYATKRIIFNEEVSKRNSLDNQLKMLRAKRDKLSLDMIEIDNKLDQKTSENESKREELLNLSEEIYQVKENIQFKNESTKKGKRLVIKRPTREV; this is encoded by the coding sequence ATGGGTAATTTTAAGGATAAATTAATCCAGAAAGGTTTTGAGTTAGTAAGAAGGGATCTCGAGAAAAGACGAGAGCGTGCAACTCAAAATATTCATGAGAAATATTTAAATAAGAGTGAGTTAAATGACACTTTAGATAGCTTAATTTCAGATATTGATGCTGGTATATCAAAGAGGGATAAGCTCACTTTTCAAATCAAAGAGTTATCAAATAATTTATTAGCTAAGGAAAGAAGAGTTGAAGCTTCTTTTGACGAATATATTGTTTTAAATAAGGAATTAGAAGACCAAAGAGTTCAAAGAAATAGCCTTGAATTTAAAATTAAAAAATTAAGCGAAAAAGAATTAAGCTTAAATAATGAAGCAAGAGAATATAAAGAAAATATTGAAAATCTTAACTCTGAAGTTATCGAATATTCGAAAAGAGTAGAAGAGCTAGAGAGTGAAATTAAAAATATTAGTAATGACCTTACTCTTAAAGAGGGGAGTTTCGAAAAGTTAAGTAATGAAGCTCAACAATTAAGTGAAGAGTACGCAACAAAGACAGAACTCTTAGACTCAAAGAGAGGACTTTTAAATGAAGTTCTACAAAAAATAGAATTATCTAATACTAGGAAAGAAGATCTCTCTCTTAAAATATCTAATATAAATAATGAGATTTCGGCTCTTAGAAAAGATCTTGATTTAAATCAAGATGAGCTAAGCCGAACATTAGAGGAGATAAGTCACTATCAAGCAACCTTTAGTAACTGTGAGCTAGACCTATCAAAATTAGAAGTTGAAAAGAGCAAGTTATTATCAAAAATATCTGATCTTAAGCAATCTCAGGTTAGAATCGATGCTCTTGTAAATGAGTCATTAAATAAGAAGCGAGATGTTGAGAAGGAAGTTCTCATTCTAGATTCAAAAAAGAATGACTTAGATGAAAAGTTACTTAGGTCAAAGAAGCAATACGATAAGTTAAAAGTTAAAGAAGGGCTTGAGGAAGAGCTTCTATCTGAGAAGGCCCACGGAGTTGAGGAGCTAGAGAGAGAGTTGAAAAATTCTCAGAGCTCTGTAAATGCTCTCGAAAAGCGAATAGAGTCCTTAAGTAGAGATATTAATGAATCCAAGAAAAGTAAGAGAGCTCTAAAAGAAGATATCTCTTATATGGAAAGAAATTTAATAAATTTGAAAAAGGAAATAGAGGTTTTAGAGATTGAGACTTCTAGTGAAAACAAAGGCCTTAAGAGAGCAGAAGATGAGAAGTTCTATTATCTCGAAAAGTTAGAGAAAGAAACCCTATATAAAGAATGCTTAGATGAGCAGGTTACTAATGTACGCAGAAAAATTGATCAAGCTAAGGAAGAAATTCTAGAGTTAAGGGATGATCTTAAATCTCAAGAAGAGATTCTAAATAATAAAAAAATAGAGAGAAAGAACTTACTAAATGAACTAGAAGAGCAACTACAGATCAGTTGTGGTCTTAAGAATGTTATCTCAGCTCTTGATTCTAGAATTGAGCAAAAAGAAGTCGTACTAAAAAGAAGCTTGAAAGAGTTAAATGAAGTAAAGACCTCTGTTGAAGAATTGCATAGAGAGGTTGATGCTAGGGAAGACTCCATATTAGAACTAGACGTTAAAATTAATAAGAATAAAAATATTAGATTAAACTTCCAAGAGAATATTGATGATCTTTACTTCCAAGTTGAAGGAAAAGAGTTAGAGATACGTGAAAGAAAGGTACAGCTTTCACATGAGGAAGCGAAAACTTCAGAGGTTGAAAGTAAGAGAGATCAAGCTAGAGATCTATTGGCAAGAAGAAGAGATTCTCATGAAAGAGTCTCAAAGAATTTATCTTTAACAAGAGAAGAGAATCAAAGGCTGGCTAAAGAAGTTAGAGAACTTGATCTTGAAACATATTCACTCTATGAAAAGTTAAAGAGTGAAAGGCTCTATTTACGTTCTTTAAAAGAAAGAGAAAGTGTTGAGATGATGAAAGTTGAAAAGCTCAGTATTAGAAAAAGAGCAGTCATGAAAAAGGTCGCTCAAACTTCTAAAGAGATTAATGAGACTCATGAAGAATTAGATAAGTATAAAGCGAATTACTCTCATGAGGATAATTTACTAGAGGAATTGGAAGAGAAGTACGCCAATCTTCAAATGAGCCTAGTTCACTTAAGAAAGAATAGAGAAGATATAGAAAAAGAAATCGCAAGCTGTAAGCTTAAGAAAAACGATATGCTCTCAAAGATAGAAGAATTAGAGAAGCGATCTGATAGTCGCAGTAGTGATCAAACCCGAGAGGGGGAAGAAGAACTTCTCAGCTTAAGACAAGAGGTTGCAAGCCTTTCTGAGAGCTATGCGACGAAGAGAATTATCTTTAATGAAGAAGTCTCTAAGAGAAACTCTCTTGATAATCAGCTTAAAATGTTACGTGCGAAGAGGGATAAGTTAAGCTTAGATATGATTGAGATAGATAATAAACTAGATCAAAAAACAAGTGAGAATGAGAGCAAACGAGAAGAACTCTTAAATCTCTCTGAAGAAATTTATCAAGTTAAAGAAAATATTCAATTTAAAAATGAATCTACCAAAAAAGGTAAGAGATTAGTTATTAAGAGACCGACTCGCGAGGTTTAA